From Stigmatopora argus isolate UIUO_Sarg chromosome 14, RoL_Sarg_1.0, whole genome shotgun sequence, the proteins below share one genomic window:
- the LOC144088631 gene encoding serine/threonine-protein kinase WNK4-like isoform X8: MDDDGKASEGQEAESSLSDGKAHEGQEAESSLSDGVPSETTSGSDSLEETATPAASLTSDGDEAATEAVASSPDGRFLKFNIEIGRGSFKNVYKGLDTETTVEVAWCELQTQRLTRAERQRFAEEVEMLKALQHPNIVRFFDSWKSVLNGRKCTVLVTELMTSGTLKTYVRRFRPVKLKLLQRWSFQILKGLHFLHSRNPPILHRDLKCDNVFITGPSASVKIGDLGLATLKKASFAKSVIGTPEFMAPEMYEEKYDEAVDVYALGMCILEMATSEYPYSECQNAAQIYRKVTSGIKPDSFSKVTIPELKDIIEGCIRTNSSERFTVQDLLDQRFFQAQLGVYVELAEEDDGSKSALMLWLRMDGTKKFHGKYKDNNAIEFLYQLHNDVPEVVAQEMVVLGFVSECDYKLVAMAIRDGVTVIKRQREKRRRMAEDAARQQEEAARESELLRQKSEASSGQQASPPPAGLPSVGSQAHHLIDKTAAPANAAEATPLPVISPSQPNVYARPPRTRLTKAPPFPVLRYPRSLAVSQHEPTKSLHGFSSPADSCASDVTSGLSDCNEGQSEKSIQEVTERHPDRKLRKQMKAQLRLTGVSNMADRVVECQLSTHDNKMVTFKFDLDGDDPEDIASVMLHRDFILAGERTVFILRMYDIISRAETMMMNQKQTKMATERPSKTPSGVSLDGSVEGELPTSKDVMPEAAPMPASSFYHSSASTLPAPQYPPPSQAYPGYASPTGIPPPWLPTTTPQLAPPVGPQWPPPDQPLFSLANMMTLAMGMARSFLPPSQSYHPASPPPLAPQLRPFSPPTSPSLAHTPFHGTPPLGAVAAQQGAPLNWSPTKLRYPSPAAPHGSSLIAPSLLAPPPQQTQQVQSGVTPTHGSPATPMTPPTRNVGRFNVTKSEPQLVRSPPASQISQSESLESVSEEASQSESSCYGATGEGSEGRRKRSGRKPPVTAWEGPSSSQSRSRSYVTSDDSDNDDDTWDELKEIRERHMLEVRRLQANQKREIDELCQKIGKIPPLGAVAPAAMLNQRRLHRPDVLPPAGILRKRSLERPSRVSFVPGHTYVPDTNLSVEKET; encoded by the exons ATGGACGATGACGGCAAAGCCTCCGAGGGCCAAGAAGCGGAGTCCTCTCTTTCCGACGGCAAAGCCCACGAGGGCCAAGAAGCGGAGTCCTCTCTTTCCGACGGCGTTCCCTCAGAGACGACGTCCGGGTCGGACTCCCTCGAGGAGACGGCGACGCCGGCAGCCTCGTTGACGTCGGATGGGGACGAGGCGGCTACCGAGGCCGTGGCGTCCTCGCCGGATGGACGCTTCCTCAAGTTCAACATCGAAATCGGGCGAGGATCTTTTAAGAATGTTTACAAGGGTCTGGATACGGAGACCACCGTCGAGGTGGCCTGGTGCGAACTGCAG ACTCAACGTCTGACCCGCGCCGAACGTCAACGTTTTGCCGAAGAAGTGGAGATGCTGAAggcgctccagcaccccaacatCGTTCGATTCTTCGACTCGTGGAAGTCGGTGCTAAACGGTCGCAAGTGTACCGTCCTGGTCACCGAGCTCATGACGTCGGGGACGCTCAAGAC GTACGTTCGCAGATTCCGCCCCGTGAAACTGAAGCTGCTTCAGCGTTGGAGTTTCCAGATCCTCAAAGGTCTTCACTTCCTGCACTCGCGAAATCCTCCCATCCTGCATCGCGACCTCAAGTGCGACAACGTCTTCATCACGGGACCGTCGGCCTCCGTCAAGATCGGAGATCTCGGCCTCGCCACCCTCAAGAAGGCCTCCTTCGCTAAAAGCGTCATCG GAACCCCCGAGTTCATGGCCCCGGAGATGTACGAGGAGAAGTACGACGAGGCCGTGGACGTCTACGCCCTTGGGATGTGTATCTTGGAGATGGCCACTTCCGAGTACCCGTACTCGGAGTGTCAGAACGCCGCTCAAATATACCGCAAGGTCACGAGC GGGATCAAACCGGACAGCTTCTCCAAGGTGACGATCCCCGAGCTGAAGGACATCATTGAAGGCTGCATCCGCACCAACAGCAGCGAGAG GTTCACAGTTCAGGACCTTTTGGACCAGCGCTTCTTCCAGGCCCAGCTGGGTGTGTACGTGGAGCTGGCCGAGGAGGACGACGGCAGTAAGTCGGCGCTGATGCTGTGGCTCAGGATGGACGGGACCAAGAAGTTTCACGGCAAGTACAAGGACAACAACGCCATCGAGTTCCTCTACCAGCTCCACAACGACGTCCCCGAGGTGGTGGCCCAGGAGATG GTTGTGTTGGGCTTCGTATCCGAGTGCGACTACAAGCTGGTGGCGATGGCCATCCGGGACGGCGTCACCGTCATCAAGCGCCAGCGAGAGAAACGCCGGCGAATGGCCGAAGACGCCGCCCGTCAACAGGAAGAAGCCGCCCGCGAGAGCGAACTCCTCCGCCAGAAGTCTGAGGCTTCATCCGGGCAGCAAGCCTCGCCCCCTCCCGCAGGGCTACCATCCGTCGGAAGCCAGGCTCATCACCTGATCGACAAGACAGCCGCCCCAG CCAATGCGGCGGAAGCTACGCCTCTTCCTGTCATTTCTCCTTCTCAGCCAAATGTTTACGCCAGGCCGCCGAGGACCCGCCTCACGAAGGCTCCACCCTTTCCAGTGCTGCGCTACCCGAGG AGCCTTGCAGTTTCACAACATGAACCCACGAAATCACTTCATGGATTCTCCTCACCCGCGGACAG TTGCGCTTCCGACGTGACGTCGGGTTTGAGCGACTGCAACGAAGGCCAGTCAGAGAAGAGCATCCAGGAAGTGACTGAGCGCCATCCCGACAGGAAATTGAGGAAACAAATGAAGGCGCAGCTGAGGCTAACAGGG GTGTCCAACATGGCCGACCGCGTGGTGGAATGTCAGCTGAGTACTCACGACAACAAGATGGTGACCTTTAAATTTGACCTCGACGGCGACGACCCCGAAGACATCGCCTCCGTAATG TTGCACCGAGACTTCATCTTGGCCGGCGAGCGAACGGTGTTCATCCTACGCATGTATGACATCATCAGCAGGGCGGAGACCATGATGATGAACCAGAAGCAG ACAAAAATGGCGACCGAGCGCCCCTCCAAAACCCCTTCAGGAGTTTCCCTCGACG GTTCGGTGGAGGGCGAGCTGCCCACCTCCAAAGATGTCATGCCCGAGGCTGCGCCGATGCCGGCGTCATCTTTTTACCATTCTTCAG CCTCAACCCTGCCGGCCCCCCAATATCCTCCACCATCCCAGGCCTACCCTGGCTACGCCTCACCCACCGGCATTCCTCCTCCGTGGTTGCCCACTACCACACCTCAGCTGGCGCCCCCCGTGGGTCCTCAGTGGCCGCCCCCCGACCAGCCCCTCTTCTCCCTGGCTAACATGATGACGTTAGCCATGGGCATGGCCCGCTCCTTCCTGCCCCCCAGTCAGAGCTACCACCCAGCTAGCCCCCCGCCCTTGGCACCCCAGCTCAGGCCCTTCTCGCCACCCACATCGCCATCTTTGGCTCACACCCCCTTCCATGGAACTCCGCCCTTAGGAGCGGTCGCCGCCCAGCAGGGTGCGCCACTCAACTGGAGCCCTACCAAG CTTAGGTACCCTTCACCTGCGGCCCCTCATG GTTCTTCATTGATCGCCCCCTCCTTGCTGGCTCCGCCTCCTCAACAAACGCAA CAGGTGCAGTCCGGTGTCACGCCAACCCATGGATCGCCAGCCACAC CGATGACTCCGCCTACCCGAAACGTGGGTCGATTCAATGTGACCAAATCGGAACCCCAACTGGTGCGTTCGCCGCCCGCGTCTCAAATAAGCCAATCGGAGAGCTTGGAAAGCGTCTCGGAAGAAGCGAGCCAATCGGAAAGCAGTTGCTACGGTGCCACGGGAGAAGGGTCGGaggggaggaggaagagaagtGGTCGTAAACCACCCGTCACCGCGTGGGAGGGGCCGTCATCCAGCCAATCACGGAGCCGCTCCTACGTCACGTCCGACGATTCCGACAACGACGACGACACGTGGGACGAGCTCAAAGAAATTCGGGAAAG ACACATGCTGGAGGTGCGCCGCTTGCAAGCCAATCAGAAGCGAGAGATTGACGAGCTGTGTCAGAAGATTGGTAAAATCCCGCCCCTCGGCGCTGTCGCCCCGGCCGCCATGTTAAATCAACGCAGGCTTCACAGGCCAGATGTGCTGCCCCCCGCAG GTATTTTGAGAAAGCGTTCTCTGGAGAGGCCCAGCAGAGTGTCATTTGTGCCAGGACACACCTATGTG CCAGACACCAACTTGAGCGTCGAAAAAGAAACGTGA
- the LOC144088631 gene encoding serine/threonine-protein kinase WNK4-like isoform X3: protein MDDDGKASEGQEAESSLSDGKAHEGQEAESSLSDGVPSETTSGSDSLEETATPAASLTSDGDEAATEAVASSPDGRFLKFNIEIGRGSFKNVYKGLDTETTVEVAWCELQTQRLTRAERQRFAEEVEMLKALQHPNIVRFFDSWKSVLNGRKCTVLVTELMTSGTLKTYVRRFRPVKLKLLQRWSFQILKGLHFLHSRNPPILHRDLKCDNVFITGPSASVKIGDLGLATLKKASFAKSVIGTPEFMAPEMYEEKYDEAVDVYALGMCILEMATSEYPYSECQNAAQIYRKVTSGIKPDSFSKVTIPELKDIIEGCIRTNSSERFTVQDLLDQRFFQAQLGVYVELAEEDDGSKSALMLWLRMDGTKKFHGKYKDNNAIEFLYQLHNDVPEVVAQEMVVLGFVSECDYKLVAMAIRDGVTVIKRQREKRRRMAEDAARQQEEAARESELLRQKSEASSGQQASPPPAGLPSVGSQAHHLIDKTAAPANAAEATPLPVISPSQPNVYARPPRTRLTKAPPFPVLRYPRSLAVSQHEPTKSLHGFSSPADSCASDVTSGLSDCNEGQSEKSIQEVTERHPDRKLRKQMKAQLRLTGVRAGPLPVTHLHVCELGFCACVQVSNMADRVVECQLSTHDNKMVTFKFDLDGDDPEDIASVMLHRDFILAGERTVFILRMYDIISRAETMMMNQKQTKMATERPSKTPSGVSLDGSVEGELPTSKDVMPEAAPMPASSFYHSSASTLPAPQYPPPSQAYPGYASPTGIPPPWLPTTTPQLAPPVGPQWPPPDQPLFSLANMMTLAMGMARSFLPPSQSYHPASPPPLAPQLRPFSPPTSPSLAHTPFHGTPPLGAVAAQQGAPLNWSPTKLRYPSPAAPHGSSLIAPSLLAPPPQQTQQVQSGVTPTHGSPATPMTPPTRNVGRFNVTKSEPQLVRSPPASQISQSESLESVSEEASQSESSCYGATGEGSEGRRKRSGRKPPVTAWEGPSSSQSRSRSYVTSDDSDNDDDTWDELKEIRERHMLEVRRLQANQKREIDELCQKIGKIPPLGAVAPAAMLNQRRLHRPDVLPPAGILRKRSLERPSRVSFVPGHTYVPDTNLSVEKET, encoded by the exons ATGGACGATGACGGCAAAGCCTCCGAGGGCCAAGAAGCGGAGTCCTCTCTTTCCGACGGCAAAGCCCACGAGGGCCAAGAAGCGGAGTCCTCTCTTTCCGACGGCGTTCCCTCAGAGACGACGTCCGGGTCGGACTCCCTCGAGGAGACGGCGACGCCGGCAGCCTCGTTGACGTCGGATGGGGACGAGGCGGCTACCGAGGCCGTGGCGTCCTCGCCGGATGGACGCTTCCTCAAGTTCAACATCGAAATCGGGCGAGGATCTTTTAAGAATGTTTACAAGGGTCTGGATACGGAGACCACCGTCGAGGTGGCCTGGTGCGAACTGCAG ACTCAACGTCTGACCCGCGCCGAACGTCAACGTTTTGCCGAAGAAGTGGAGATGCTGAAggcgctccagcaccccaacatCGTTCGATTCTTCGACTCGTGGAAGTCGGTGCTAAACGGTCGCAAGTGTACCGTCCTGGTCACCGAGCTCATGACGTCGGGGACGCTCAAGAC GTACGTTCGCAGATTCCGCCCCGTGAAACTGAAGCTGCTTCAGCGTTGGAGTTTCCAGATCCTCAAAGGTCTTCACTTCCTGCACTCGCGAAATCCTCCCATCCTGCATCGCGACCTCAAGTGCGACAACGTCTTCATCACGGGACCGTCGGCCTCCGTCAAGATCGGAGATCTCGGCCTCGCCACCCTCAAGAAGGCCTCCTTCGCTAAAAGCGTCATCG GAACCCCCGAGTTCATGGCCCCGGAGATGTACGAGGAGAAGTACGACGAGGCCGTGGACGTCTACGCCCTTGGGATGTGTATCTTGGAGATGGCCACTTCCGAGTACCCGTACTCGGAGTGTCAGAACGCCGCTCAAATATACCGCAAGGTCACGAGC GGGATCAAACCGGACAGCTTCTCCAAGGTGACGATCCCCGAGCTGAAGGACATCATTGAAGGCTGCATCCGCACCAACAGCAGCGAGAG GTTCACAGTTCAGGACCTTTTGGACCAGCGCTTCTTCCAGGCCCAGCTGGGTGTGTACGTGGAGCTGGCCGAGGAGGACGACGGCAGTAAGTCGGCGCTGATGCTGTGGCTCAGGATGGACGGGACCAAGAAGTTTCACGGCAAGTACAAGGACAACAACGCCATCGAGTTCCTCTACCAGCTCCACAACGACGTCCCCGAGGTGGTGGCCCAGGAGATG GTTGTGTTGGGCTTCGTATCCGAGTGCGACTACAAGCTGGTGGCGATGGCCATCCGGGACGGCGTCACCGTCATCAAGCGCCAGCGAGAGAAACGCCGGCGAATGGCCGAAGACGCCGCCCGTCAACAGGAAGAAGCCGCCCGCGAGAGCGAACTCCTCCGCCAGAAGTCTGAGGCTTCATCCGGGCAGCAAGCCTCGCCCCCTCCCGCAGGGCTACCATCCGTCGGAAGCCAGGCTCATCACCTGATCGACAAGACAGCCGCCCCAG CCAATGCGGCGGAAGCTACGCCTCTTCCTGTCATTTCTCCTTCTCAGCCAAATGTTTACGCCAGGCCGCCGAGGACCCGCCTCACGAAGGCTCCACCCTTTCCAGTGCTGCGCTACCCGAGG AGCCTTGCAGTTTCACAACATGAACCCACGAAATCACTTCATGGATTCTCCTCACCCGCGGACAG TTGCGCTTCCGACGTGACGTCGGGTTTGAGCGACTGCAACGAAGGCCAGTCAGAGAAGAGCATCCAGGAAGTGACTGAGCGCCATCCCGACAGGAAATTGAGGAAACAAATGAAGGCGCAGCTGAGGCTAACAGGGGTGAGAGCGGGACCCTTGCCCGTTACCCATTTGCACGTTTGCGAGTTGGGCTTTTGCGCGTGCGTGCAGGTGTCCAACATGGCCGACCGCGTGGTGGAATGTCAGCTGAGTACTCACGACAACAAGATGGTGACCTTTAAATTTGACCTCGACGGCGACGACCCCGAAGACATCGCCTCCGTAATG TTGCACCGAGACTTCATCTTGGCCGGCGAGCGAACGGTGTTCATCCTACGCATGTATGACATCATCAGCAGGGCGGAGACCATGATGATGAACCAGAAGCAG ACAAAAATGGCGACCGAGCGCCCCTCCAAAACCCCTTCAGGAGTTTCCCTCGACG GTTCGGTGGAGGGCGAGCTGCCCACCTCCAAAGATGTCATGCCCGAGGCTGCGCCGATGCCGGCGTCATCTTTTTACCATTCTTCAG CCTCAACCCTGCCGGCCCCCCAATATCCTCCACCATCCCAGGCCTACCCTGGCTACGCCTCACCCACCGGCATTCCTCCTCCGTGGTTGCCCACTACCACACCTCAGCTGGCGCCCCCCGTGGGTCCTCAGTGGCCGCCCCCCGACCAGCCCCTCTTCTCCCTGGCTAACATGATGACGTTAGCCATGGGCATGGCCCGCTCCTTCCTGCCCCCCAGTCAGAGCTACCACCCAGCTAGCCCCCCGCCCTTGGCACCCCAGCTCAGGCCCTTCTCGCCACCCACATCGCCATCTTTGGCTCACACCCCCTTCCATGGAACTCCGCCCTTAGGAGCGGTCGCCGCCCAGCAGGGTGCGCCACTCAACTGGAGCCCTACCAAG CTTAGGTACCCTTCACCTGCGGCCCCTCATG GTTCTTCATTGATCGCCCCCTCCTTGCTGGCTCCGCCTCCTCAACAAACGCAA CAGGTGCAGTCCGGTGTCACGCCAACCCATGGATCGCCAGCCACAC CGATGACTCCGCCTACCCGAAACGTGGGTCGATTCAATGTGACCAAATCGGAACCCCAACTGGTGCGTTCGCCGCCCGCGTCTCAAATAAGCCAATCGGAGAGCTTGGAAAGCGTCTCGGAAGAAGCGAGCCAATCGGAAAGCAGTTGCTACGGTGCCACGGGAGAAGGGTCGGaggggaggaggaagagaagtGGTCGTAAACCACCCGTCACCGCGTGGGAGGGGCCGTCATCCAGCCAATCACGGAGCCGCTCCTACGTCACGTCCGACGATTCCGACAACGACGACGACACGTGGGACGAGCTCAAAGAAATTCGGGAAAG ACACATGCTGGAGGTGCGCCGCTTGCAAGCCAATCAGAAGCGAGAGATTGACGAGCTGTGTCAGAAGATTGGTAAAATCCCGCCCCTCGGCGCTGTCGCCCCGGCCGCCATGTTAAATCAACGCAGGCTTCACAGGCCAGATGTGCTGCCCCCCGCAG GTATTTTGAGAAAGCGTTCTCTGGAGAGGCCCAGCAGAGTGTCATTTGTGCCAGGACACACCTATGTG CCAGACACCAACTTGAGCGTCGAAAAAGAAACGTGA
- the LOC144088631 gene encoding serine/threonine-protein kinase WNK4-like isoform X4 encodes MDDDGKASEGQEAESSLSDGKAHEGQEAESSLSDGVPSETTSGSDSLEETATPAASLTSDGDEAATEAVASSPDGRFLKFNIEIGRGSFKNVYKGLDTETTVEVAWCELQTQRLTRAERQRFAEEVEMLKALQHPNIVRFFDSWKSVLNGRKCTVLVTELMTSGTLKTYVRRFRPVKLKLLQRWSFQILKGLHFLHSRNPPILHRDLKCDNVFITGPSASVKIGDLGLATLKKASFAKSVIGTPEFMAPEMYEEKYDEAVDVYALGMCILEMATSEYPYSECQNAAQIYRKVTSGIKPDSFSKVTIPELKDIIEGCIRTNSSERFTVQDLLDQRFFQAQLGVYVELAEEDDGSKSALMLWLRMDGTKKFHGKYKDNNAIEFLYQLHNDVPEVVAQEMVVLGFVSECDYKLVAMAIRDGVTVIKRQREKRRRMAEDAARQQEEAARESELLRQKSEASSGQQASPPPAGLPSVGSQAHHLIDKTAAPANAAEATPLPVISPSQPNVYARPPRTRLTKAPPFPVLRYPRSLAVSQHEPTKSLHGFSSPADSCASDVTSGLSDCNEGQSEKSIQEVTERHPDRKLRKQMKAQLRLTGVRAGPLPVTHLHVCELGFCACVQVSNMADRVVECQLSTHDNKMVTFKFDLDGDDPEDIASVMLHRDFILAGERTVFILRMYDIISRAETMMMNQKQTKMATERPSKTPSGVSLDGSVEGELPTSKDVMPEAAPMPASSFYHSSASTLPAPQYPPPSQAYPGYASPTGIPPPWLPTTTPQLAPPVGPQWPPPDQPLFSLANMMTLAMGMARSFLPPSQSYHPASPPPLAPQLRPFSPPTSPSLAHTPFHGTPPLGAVAAQQGAPLNWSPTKLRYPSPAAPHGSSLIAPSLLAPPPQQTQQVQSGVTPTHGSPATPMTPPTRNVGRFNVTKSEPQLVRSPPASQISQSESLESVSEEASQSESSCYGATGEGSEGRRKRSGRKPPVTAWEGPSSSQSRSRSYVTSDDSDNDDDTWDELKEIRERHMLEVRRLQANQKREIDELCQKIGKIPPLGAVAPAAMLNQRRLHRPDVLPPAGILRKRSLERPSRVSFVPGHTYVTPT; translated from the exons ATGGACGATGACGGCAAAGCCTCCGAGGGCCAAGAAGCGGAGTCCTCTCTTTCCGACGGCAAAGCCCACGAGGGCCAAGAAGCGGAGTCCTCTCTTTCCGACGGCGTTCCCTCAGAGACGACGTCCGGGTCGGACTCCCTCGAGGAGACGGCGACGCCGGCAGCCTCGTTGACGTCGGATGGGGACGAGGCGGCTACCGAGGCCGTGGCGTCCTCGCCGGATGGACGCTTCCTCAAGTTCAACATCGAAATCGGGCGAGGATCTTTTAAGAATGTTTACAAGGGTCTGGATACGGAGACCACCGTCGAGGTGGCCTGGTGCGAACTGCAG ACTCAACGTCTGACCCGCGCCGAACGTCAACGTTTTGCCGAAGAAGTGGAGATGCTGAAggcgctccagcaccccaacatCGTTCGATTCTTCGACTCGTGGAAGTCGGTGCTAAACGGTCGCAAGTGTACCGTCCTGGTCACCGAGCTCATGACGTCGGGGACGCTCAAGAC GTACGTTCGCAGATTCCGCCCCGTGAAACTGAAGCTGCTTCAGCGTTGGAGTTTCCAGATCCTCAAAGGTCTTCACTTCCTGCACTCGCGAAATCCTCCCATCCTGCATCGCGACCTCAAGTGCGACAACGTCTTCATCACGGGACCGTCGGCCTCCGTCAAGATCGGAGATCTCGGCCTCGCCACCCTCAAGAAGGCCTCCTTCGCTAAAAGCGTCATCG GAACCCCCGAGTTCATGGCCCCGGAGATGTACGAGGAGAAGTACGACGAGGCCGTGGACGTCTACGCCCTTGGGATGTGTATCTTGGAGATGGCCACTTCCGAGTACCCGTACTCGGAGTGTCAGAACGCCGCTCAAATATACCGCAAGGTCACGAGC GGGATCAAACCGGACAGCTTCTCCAAGGTGACGATCCCCGAGCTGAAGGACATCATTGAAGGCTGCATCCGCACCAACAGCAGCGAGAG GTTCACAGTTCAGGACCTTTTGGACCAGCGCTTCTTCCAGGCCCAGCTGGGTGTGTACGTGGAGCTGGCCGAGGAGGACGACGGCAGTAAGTCGGCGCTGATGCTGTGGCTCAGGATGGACGGGACCAAGAAGTTTCACGGCAAGTACAAGGACAACAACGCCATCGAGTTCCTCTACCAGCTCCACAACGACGTCCCCGAGGTGGTGGCCCAGGAGATG GTTGTGTTGGGCTTCGTATCCGAGTGCGACTACAAGCTGGTGGCGATGGCCATCCGGGACGGCGTCACCGTCATCAAGCGCCAGCGAGAGAAACGCCGGCGAATGGCCGAAGACGCCGCCCGTCAACAGGAAGAAGCCGCCCGCGAGAGCGAACTCCTCCGCCAGAAGTCTGAGGCTTCATCCGGGCAGCAAGCCTCGCCCCCTCCCGCAGGGCTACCATCCGTCGGAAGCCAGGCTCATCACCTGATCGACAAGACAGCCGCCCCAG CCAATGCGGCGGAAGCTACGCCTCTTCCTGTCATTTCTCCTTCTCAGCCAAATGTTTACGCCAGGCCGCCGAGGACCCGCCTCACGAAGGCTCCACCCTTTCCAGTGCTGCGCTACCCGAGG AGCCTTGCAGTTTCACAACATGAACCCACGAAATCACTTCATGGATTCTCCTCACCCGCGGACAG TTGCGCTTCCGACGTGACGTCGGGTTTGAGCGACTGCAACGAAGGCCAGTCAGAGAAGAGCATCCAGGAAGTGACTGAGCGCCATCCCGACAGGAAATTGAGGAAACAAATGAAGGCGCAGCTGAGGCTAACAGGGGTGAGAGCGGGACCCTTGCCCGTTACCCATTTGCACGTTTGCGAGTTGGGCTTTTGCGCGTGCGTGCAGGTGTCCAACATGGCCGACCGCGTGGTGGAATGTCAGCTGAGTACTCACGACAACAAGATGGTGACCTTTAAATTTGACCTCGACGGCGACGACCCCGAAGACATCGCCTCCGTAATG TTGCACCGAGACTTCATCTTGGCCGGCGAGCGAACGGTGTTCATCCTACGCATGTATGACATCATCAGCAGGGCGGAGACCATGATGATGAACCAGAAGCAG ACAAAAATGGCGACCGAGCGCCCCTCCAAAACCCCTTCAGGAGTTTCCCTCGACG GTTCGGTGGAGGGCGAGCTGCCCACCTCCAAAGATGTCATGCCCGAGGCTGCGCCGATGCCGGCGTCATCTTTTTACCATTCTTCAG CCTCAACCCTGCCGGCCCCCCAATATCCTCCACCATCCCAGGCCTACCCTGGCTACGCCTCACCCACCGGCATTCCTCCTCCGTGGTTGCCCACTACCACACCTCAGCTGGCGCCCCCCGTGGGTCCTCAGTGGCCGCCCCCCGACCAGCCCCTCTTCTCCCTGGCTAACATGATGACGTTAGCCATGGGCATGGCCCGCTCCTTCCTGCCCCCCAGTCAGAGCTACCACCCAGCTAGCCCCCCGCCCTTGGCACCCCAGCTCAGGCCCTTCTCGCCACCCACATCGCCATCTTTGGCTCACACCCCCTTCCATGGAACTCCGCCCTTAGGAGCGGTCGCCGCCCAGCAGGGTGCGCCACTCAACTGGAGCCCTACCAAG CTTAGGTACCCTTCACCTGCGGCCCCTCATG GTTCTTCATTGATCGCCCCCTCCTTGCTGGCTCCGCCTCCTCAACAAACGCAA CAGGTGCAGTCCGGTGTCACGCCAACCCATGGATCGCCAGCCACAC CGATGACTCCGCCTACCCGAAACGTGGGTCGATTCAATGTGACCAAATCGGAACCCCAACTGGTGCGTTCGCCGCCCGCGTCTCAAATAAGCCAATCGGAGAGCTTGGAAAGCGTCTCGGAAGAAGCGAGCCAATCGGAAAGCAGTTGCTACGGTGCCACGGGAGAAGGGTCGGaggggaggaggaagagaagtGGTCGTAAACCACCCGTCACCGCGTGGGAGGGGCCGTCATCCAGCCAATCACGGAGCCGCTCCTACGTCACGTCCGACGATTCCGACAACGACGACGACACGTGGGACGAGCTCAAAGAAATTCGGGAAAG ACACATGCTGGAGGTGCGCCGCTTGCAAGCCAATCAGAAGCGAGAGATTGACGAGCTGTGTCAGAAGATTGGTAAAATCCCGCCCCTCGGCGCTGTCGCCCCGGCCGCCATGTTAAATCAACGCAGGCTTCACAGGCCAGATGTGCTGCCCCCCGCAG GTATTTTGAGAAAGCGTTCTCTGGAGAGGCCCAGCAGAGTGTCATTTGTGCCAGGACACACCTATGTG ACACCAACTTGA